A single Watersipora subatra chromosome 7, tzWatSuba1.1, whole genome shotgun sequence DNA region contains:
- the LOC137400150 gene encoding uncharacterized protein isoform X1, whose protein sequence is MPIGYRFDGFSGRLVGSSSKMTYSPQAFKPIEEMPITKMTPSERPAFVRTVANMSSPVEAPKIIPQTEIHGVFPDNAKYRKIQEWQRRLTRPDGREIHVKLPRDVTSYRAFSTLIAVTGVILCHRLYLFMYDKKP, encoded by the exons ATGCCAATTGGATATCGATTTGATGGCTTTTCTGGAAGATTGGTAGGCTCGTCAAGTAAAATGACATACAGTCCACAG gCTTTCAAGCCAATAGAGGAGATGCCTATCACCAAGATGACTCCTTCAGAGCGGCCAGCATTTGTGAGAA CTGTGGCTAACATGAGTAGCCCTGTTGAGGCCCCTAAGATTATCCCACAGACGGAGATACATGGAGTGTTTCCAGACAATGCTAAGTATAGAAAAATTCAAGAGTGGCAGAGAAGACTGACC AGGCCAGATGGGAGAGAGATTCACGTGAAACTTCCAAGGGATGTGACATCCTACAGAGCTTTCTCCACCCTTATCGCCGTTACAGGCGTCATCTTGTGCCACAGGCTCTACCTTTTCATGTATGACAAGAAGCCTTGA
- the LOC137400150 gene encoding uncharacterized protein isoform X2 — MPIGYRFDGFSGRLAFKPIEEMPITKMTPSERPAFVRTVANMSSPVEAPKIIPQTEIHGVFPDNAKYRKIQEWQRRLTRPDGREIHVKLPRDVTSYRAFSTLIAVTGVILCHRLYLFMYDKKP, encoded by the exons ATGCCAATTGGATATCGATTTGATGGCTTTTCTGGAAGATTG gCTTTCAAGCCAATAGAGGAGATGCCTATCACCAAGATGACTCCTTCAGAGCGGCCAGCATTTGTGAGAA CTGTGGCTAACATGAGTAGCCCTGTTGAGGCCCCTAAGATTATCCCACAGACGGAGATACATGGAGTGTTTCCAGACAATGCTAAGTATAGAAAAATTCAAGAGTGGCAGAGAAGACTGACC AGGCCAGATGGGAGAGAGATTCACGTGAAACTTCCAAGGGATGTGACATCCTACAGAGCTTTCTCCACCCTTATCGCCGTTACAGGCGTCATCTTGTGCCACAGGCTCTACCTTTTCATGTATGACAAGAAGCCTTGA
- the LOC137400052 gene encoding uncharacterized protein, translating into MLTDTQSDMLESFLLDPLNDLTPSTLEDLSDDVSSLSSNTEEINTLLSPHSEDYSQFYCNYTEKPSSVFNYTDKPLSVFNLESPDVELIGNPTDSTRSADLLDLDSVQNSSMNQLSFDLLDSNWLSTSDTRHFNLNPTSNDEIPDVSQVKRKAAKPTTTFTKAGKRRHSSQASELELQIEIEESTKRTKRCTAPLTEEQKRLRRKELNRLAAQRCRSKRKSHADVLEDEIDVLTIKNRELREKLDKLESTKTELYDIIKFHFSNCHKE; encoded by the exons ATACACAGTCCGATATGTTGGAGTCATTTCTTTTGGACCCATTAAACGACCTCACTCCATCTACGCTAGAAGACCTCTCAGATGATGTTAGCTCACTCTCATCAAATACCGAGGAAATAAACACACTTTTATCTCCTCATTCTGAAGACTACTCACAATTCTACTGCAATTACACAGAAAAACCTTCATCTGTCTTCAATTACACAGATAAACCTTTATCCGTCTTCAATCTAGAATCTCCAG ATGTAGAATTAATTGGCAATCCCACTGACAGTACTCGGTCAGCTGATCTTCTGGACTTAGATTCTGTCCAGAATAGTTCGATGAACCAGCTGTCTTTTGACCTACTCGATTCAAATTGGTTGTCAACATCTGACACTAGACATTTTAACTTAAATCCTACAAGTAATGATGAAATACCAGATGTTTCTCAGGTGAAACGGAAAGCAGCAAAACCAACAACTACCTTTACAAAAGCCGGGAAGAGACGTCACTCATCTCAGGCATCTGAACTTGAATTACAAATAGAGATCGAAGAATCAACCAAACGAACAAAG AGGTGCACCGCTCCCCTTACTGAAGAGCAGAAAAGATTGAGAAGGAAGGAGCTAAACAGGCTTGCGGCCCAGAGATGCAGGAGTAAAAGAAAGAGTCATGCAGATGTGCTCGAAGAT GAGATAGATGTACTCACGATAAAGAATAGAGAACTTAGGGAGAAATTGGACAAACTGGAATCTACAAAGACTGAGCTTTATGACATTATCAAGTTCCATTTCTCCAACTGCCATAAAGAATAG